tttatgaatatttgtttcatacaaatttttgttttcaggaagaaaaaaaaacttgtcaaataccagagtgcaggtcggttacatcgtaTCTcatatctcagtctctctctgtctgtcagtctgtcacgTGGGGGCACAtgcgaagtgctcccaagggactatccataacctgttgttccccttctcctttccacaaagttaggttgtagtAGGCAAATAGGCAATAattgaaaagtgcaaagcaagaatcgcctttgcagttcttccctacacgttacacggtgtgttgtctctgttatgagtgtataaataggtagaggtctgtctgcattaAGGCgttgagtaaagttttagctcagtagttagttcagtcgtctatgatctgggagactctagTTCAAGACTTGgcgtggggacctccttcgtaaggtagttttttcacaaacactaacactttaattttctaaaattaaaagcgtaataaaaacaaaacaggatttttaagcctctttccacttttatttgaatgcaaatacaaataattttgctgcctcaacaaaaagagatacaaatacaaatactgggccaaAAGATTTTACAAAATATCTGACTCACCAGATATTTTGTGGAGATGTGGGCAAAGTATTACTCAGCAGTGACATATTTGGTTTAGATGCTGGTCCAGGACCAAAAATGTGTCAGACAAAATGTGATACATGTAGTCTAAGTACTACGACAGACAAATATAAGACTGATAAGTGGTTCATTAAAGCTTCTAACAGCAGTAATGCCTGTGAGAAGAACCCCTCATAACAAGTTAAGTTGTTTCTGTATCGTTTTGATGCAGAACTTCCACAGTAAGAACTGAACAATGGAACAAGAAAAGACCTGCTCTTCTCCTCAGCAGTAGGTATACTCAACAAGAGTCATATCACTCAAATGATCTGATGGTGTTGGGTTCACAGGTGCAGTGAAAATAGATGTTTTCCCAACAAATGCAGCATTTCAGTTACACTAAATTGAGCTAGCAATGCTGTCTTTACACAGTTTTGTCTGTAATCACAGTGATTCATTTATGCTTGCAAATACCATGTTTTAGGTCAGGCacagaacaaataaaatgaaggaAAGTGTGTGCACACTGGATTGTAGCTCCTTTTAATACTGACTGAAAAGGCAACATTTTGACCTCACTGGGTCTTCATCAGGCCGAATTTATGCTTCTTTATGCTTACCAGAACATTTTGATGAACAATGTTTGCTAGACATTAAATTAAGAcaattatttaatctttatttaatcaggcagtctcattgagattaaggTGTATTTTCCAAGAGATATATGTGGAATTTGTTAAATTTTGGCAACACTATCAAAACAATCTGGCTAAAAGGCTGCCATGATGTTGGTATACAGCTCTCTTGGGAGTATATTGTTCTTGACAAAATACTGTAGATCAGATACTGTAATGAGTCATTGTCACTTCAAAGTGAGTCATTGTCCTATTCTGGGTGGGACCCTCAACTccttttttgtcagttttccaCATTTCATACGAAACTGAAACTTTGGACCACTTGTCTCCTTTTACAGCTATGAGACTTGCGACGCATATTAAGTTACTAATTAAGTACACTAAGTCTGTTTAGTCATTAGTGAAGTAGGTTTTGGTTGAATAACATAAACTTGCCTACAGCTTCTGTTTAAAGTCCACATTAAAGAATTAGAGATGATTATCTACAAATTAGCAAAACAGCAGGAGATTGTTCAAGATTAAGTTTGGTCTTAAAGACCGACTTAGTGGTTAGTACCAGGCTTACTAAAGTCCAGTTTATGCTACCCATCCCAGATGACCTGTTACAAAGTTACAGTGTTTTTGCACCAAATTGCAAAGTGTTGAGTCACTCTTTGGTCTATAATGTGGGATTATAATGAGCAGATatcttcagtcttcagttcCTCTGCAGAGTTTCAAGCTATTGTATCATTTTGATTGTTAATATTAGGTTAGTATTGtcaatatactgtgtatatatatatatatatatatgttacatGTTCTCTGCCATATTAGGTCTGTGACTGTGGGGGATTTTCCCAGAATGAGACAATTTAGTGAGTCTGGCTGAAGGGGGACAAAACAGATGGACAAATCATGACCATCCTGccctgcccacacacacacacacacacaaacacacacacacggtctcTCTCTCAGCAATCTACTGGTGACCACAAAGGGGAAGTCCGGACCGTAAAAACCACAGAATAGTTATCAAACAAATAGCCACACTCTTACAACAGCTTTACAGACCACCACAACAGCAATTCTGTGGAAATGCTTTGCTAAGCGGTTAGTGTATATGGCTGAAACATAATATTTCATATGGAGGGAAAAGGGGATTTTTGAGGTTTTTCAGGCATTTGGCATGTTGGAAAAGAACCTGGAAGTCTTGTGCTCAGAACAAACACCGTATTTGACGCCTGTTTGAGTCCCAGGTTTTATGTCCTAATTATCTGCCTAATAATCAAAGTGCTGGTTAAACTGGTTCCAGTTTTGGTATGCACATGACCCATTTTACAATACTGTTTGTCCTGCAATCCGGCACACCCACATACACCAACTCATAACAAcctttacctttttatttttgccaGCACAGTCTGCTGCCAGGTGACATGACTGTGGCTGAGCTTCTCTTACCTCGCGAGTCCTCAACTGGAAGTTTTTCCCTTCGTGGTAACAATTGTAGGTCCTGAGCAGTGACAAGATATCAGACCTGAATATAAACACAAGACCACAAATGGGTAGATTAGCTCCTGTACATGCCATTCAGTGCAAGTGATGATGACATTTAACACATGTAATCACCACTGTGCTTTCACTGCATTGTAATTACTATGCAATGTGAACTTAAAAGGACTCACTTTGGTATGAGTTTCTCTTCACTGAGCTTCACGTAGGTCTGACACTCACCCATTCTGACTAGAGCCCagctgtggcagaaaaacatgaaagagaaaCATTAACAATAACATACAGGTAAACTTTATCATTCCAAGAGGGAAAATTCCTTTGACCTTATGCtttcaaacacataaaaatatatactgtatcattaaaaaaaaactatgaataaatataaactaTGCACATTAGTTTaatatgtcatgttttgtttttgattcaaTTTGAGAGGACTAAAGAAGTTTTTAATGACACATTGTTTAACTAAGGGTTTCTGTGCTGAAACCAAGACGTGGGAAATTAGGAGAAATCACATGGTATTATTGACACACAGCCAGTGGACTAAAACATGCCTTGACAGTGTCGAACAAAGGCCGGAAAACGGCATATCTCATTCAAGGATGAATCCTGATATGTGACCGGTTTGTACTCTTTAATCATAAAAACTACTCATCAATAGACACACAACTCACAAGTCATCTCTGTGGTGTAGTTTCTGAAGAATAAACAGTTCTGCAGAGTTTACATCTGCAACATCAGGTTCTCTGAAAATCAGTGCGTAgttaaaataaagagaaaagggTCAATGCTATTTGTCACTGTTTCCTTCAGGGTGTTGAATCATTCCTGACAAGCCCAGAGGACTACTGTCCTTGATCCCAGCATCCTGATTCCTGTGCCCTGAGACTTAAGAAGGAAAGTGCCGTGGGGAATTTCCTGGATTGGAAAGCCCAGCTCGAAGTGCGGGTGAGGGGGGAGGAGCACGAgtataaaacagcaacatgtgGTTCAGAGGCTCAGTGTCAATGCTCAGCTTGTCTCCAGTATGAAgctttattttcagtcagtctgtcagatCGCCCTCCTGGTGCTCTGCTGTGTAATGATCACAGGTAAGAATCTACGGATTGATCTGATATACTACATCTGTCTATTTTAATTTAGTAACATCTGGATAaaagtgtgtgttgttgttttatttaggCAAAACTGTCCGTGCACGTGATCTTGCAGTGTAACTTAATCTCTGTTGCGCTGTATTGAATTAACCTGTAATCCTTTTACTGTGTCTGTGCAGTGAGAGAGTCAGACAGCGCGTTTGTCCCGGGAAgatgtttgtgtccacagacACAGCCGGGTGTCAGAGGGCAACTTGTGGAGCTCGCGGTCTACCCCAAAAGCCCAAGCTGTAACAAATTCACAGTCATGTGAGTACCAAAAcctgcagatacacacacattcacccacaTTCATGTCCGCAGGAGGGTGACTAAATGTGTGggtttgcatgtgtttttcaGAGTGACGCTGAAGAGCAACAATGAGCCAGTGTGTCTGAATCCAGACCAACGGATGGGCAAACAGCTGATTCGCTGCTGGAATAGGTGAGATATTTGATCCttcagcacacactcacacacactcatacgtGCATGCACAGTTACCGTTACCTGAAAATTTTGCATCTGTAAGCCTTTGTAAACCACCAGGGGATCATCTTTCAATTtacattaaaagtgaaaattgGCAATGACGGCTGCACACAACAACAGCGATATACAATGTTCTTATTACAGGATTGGCTTTTTCAGCCCAGCACCTTAATTGGTTACAGACATTTTCCCAACCGTCTTCATATTTCCTGTAAATCACGGCCAAAAGTATTTGTCGCTAAGCCAGTTCTTCTTCCTACCCACATTTTGCCACTTGCGAAACAGTAAAGAGTGTCAGTTAGAGTCGCCAACATAAATCAGCACATTTTTCTCATGCTTTCCTTTCATTTCAATGTAAACTCTTCATGCTACCTCACAGGCAGTGTATCCAAATATtttgacaagaaaaaacatggtCACTCACTGCAGTAACATCCTTCCACATCTCTAGGCtaaattttttttacttctgatTGTGTTTTCTAGGGCTCATAAACTGGGTCGTGATGTGAAGCTGTGCCTGAAGAAGAGtaggaggagaggcagaggcCAGCGCCCTCAGCAGAGGAGCCAAGGTCACAGCAGGAGGGCCTCCTCCTCTAACTCCCAATAGTCAAGCTGCCTGACAAATGATAGAGACCTACTGTGTGAAGGAaagtgtgttcatggtaattcTTGCCCCATTGCAGTCTTTAACTGCAGACCCAGGTCATCAGTGACCGTTAAAAAG
This genomic interval from Thunnus thynnus chromosome 14, fThuThy2.1, whole genome shotgun sequence contains the following:
- the LOC137196976 gene encoding C-X-C motif chemokine 11-like; protein product: MKLYFQSVCQIALLVLCCVMITVRESDSAFVPGRCLCPQTQPGVRGQLVELAVYPKSPSCNKFTVIVTLKSNNEPVCLNPDQRMGKQLIRCWNRAHKLGRDVKLCLKKSRRRGRGQRPQQRSQGHSRRASSSNSQ